The Magnolia sinica isolate HGM2019 chromosome 9, MsV1, whole genome shotgun sequence genome contains a region encoding:
- the LOC131255699 gene encoding protein MICROTUBULE BINDING PROTEIN 2C: MFEPQQQHFVDLRGNGSFGEDPNSWLSEEQRSSSSASSNAPGNNGNVDRVLFKNLVEMVPLVESLMDRRANTSFTRRASMIYTRTPSRESYPKKIGDLKGRKIAQTGPSKKRRDLGENDSSKNNNRDNQDGSVDDFSIFSSRAMALEKDKEDLIMLQKQVEDLQKKLLEKDEVLKSAENSMNQMSSVNVKLDELKRQVAEKDSLIKSAHLQLSDAKIKLADKQAALEKLQWEAMTSTRKVEKLQGDLDTMQGEISVFMEVLQTLGKTSSQSYAEEKNTYQDPLDQFEPIETVDEAEMQKMEEARKAYIAAVAAAKENPSEESLAAAAAARLKLQAFVFGPNKLK, encoded by the exons ATGTTCGAGCCGCAGCAGCAGCATTTCGTCGATCTCCGTGGGAACGGAAGCTTTGGAGAAGATCCGAACTCATGGCTCTCGGAAGAACAACGCTCGTCTTCTTCAGCTTCCTCAAATGCCCCTGGAAACAACGGAAATGTCGATAGAGTTCTCTTCAAGAACCTCGTCGAGATGGTCCCCCTCGTCGAATCCCTAATG GATCGGAGGGCAAATACGTCATTTACGCGGCGAGCGTCGATGATCTACACTCGAACGCCTTCGAGGGAATCCTACCCAAAAAAG ATTGGTGACCTGAAAGGAAGGAAAATAGCTCAAACTGGTCCCTCTAAAAAGCGAAGGGATCTTGGAGAAAATGATTCCAGCAAAAATAACAACAGAGACAATCAAGATGGTTCTGTTGATGACTTTTCGATTTTCTCATCAAGAGCGATGGCACTAGAAAAGGATAAGGAAGATTTGATAATGCTGCAGAAACAGGTGGAGGACCTACAGAAGAAATTATTAGAGAAAGACGAAGTACTGAAATCTGCGGAGAATTCGATGAACCAGATGAGTTCAGTTAATGTTAAACTTGATGAACTGAAACGTCAGGTCGCTGAGAAAGACTCACTAATTAAATCTGCTCATTTGCAACTCTCTGATGCCAAG ATTAAACTTGCAGATAAGCAAGCAGCCTTGGAAAAATTACAGTGGGAAGCAATGACATCTACTAGGAAAGTTGAGAAGCTTCAGGGGGATCTAGACACTATGCAAGGCGAAATTTCAGTATTTATGGAGGTTCTTCAAACGTTGGGGAAGACTAGCTCACAATCATATGCTGAGGAGAAGAATACCTATCAGGATCCCTTGGATCAGTTTGAACCTATA GAAACCGTCGATGAAGCTGAGATGCAGAAAATGGAAGAGGCGAGAAAGGCATACATCGCAGCCGTTGCTGCCGCAAAAGAGAATCCCAGTGAGGAATCGCTGGCCGCTGCCGCTGCAGCGAGATTGAAGCTTCAAGCATTTGTCTTTGGGCCCAACAAACTGAAGTAG